The window ATCCTGCTATAGTTCTCATGCCCTAAAACTACATGCTGGCATAGTTATAATCGTCAATGTATGCACCGTGGACCATTACTTTTTAAGATACACGTATTCTATATATTAACAACTAGATAAATTTATATGGTATAGAGGTAGAGATggtttttttctcgaacacgcagaaAAACTAcacatttttatattaaaaagaagagaaaagttCGGTTTACACCctcaactatcgcaaaagtccgattttcaacattcaactatgaaaccggacaacataggccatccaactgtcaaaaccggacaaatttggcccctggggtgattttaaggtggttttctatttgtgagaattaaaaatattcaattttacactaaaaaattaATAAGTATTTCActttaagtcaaaaaattataaaatgggtattaaaagttttctaaaaatgtaacctatctattgtcacatgacttgtaagctattcagatctaatttttttatgttcataataatTGGCTACTTGCaattatgcctattatttttaataactaagattcaaatggagcaataatagataggttacatttttagaaaaattttggtactagtttcatatttttttgatttatagtgaattagttttgatttttttaaatctaattagatttatttatttttttagaaaatgcaaaaccaccttcaaaaccactccAAGGgtcaaatttgcccggttttgacagttggatgaccTATGTTGTCTGGTTtcatagttgaaggttgaaaatcagacttttgcgataaTTCAAGagtgaaaattggacttttccCTAATAAGAAAGAGAAGTGTACAAAAACCTTACAAACGGCCGTCCCGGCATAAGCAACACTGGAACTAATAGTTCTGACAGACAACGGCCAAGGATATTGAAGATAATGGCCAATTAATTTGATAGCGCCGGCTTAATCCAAAGTTAAACCTCGGATGTGACGCAATCCACCACCTCCAAAGCTGAGTAGGATCGCTGGTCGAAAAGTCTACTGTTGTGCTCCTTCCAGATAAGCCACGCAATTAGCATGAACAAGTGTCCAACCCCTTCCTCTTTTCCTTCGGCTGCTGATGTGCTCCCATGATCCCATCGGGTCTTTGAAGGGTGTAGAGTTGCTGATCGATAATGCAAGAGCAATCCATCCAGCACAAGAAGGTCCACTTGATCTCCTTTGCAACACATCAGTTCACTGGCAAGTGATCTGCTGTCTCTAGCTCTTGATGTGAGGGCTTTTTATGGGAATACAAATGTGATGTGGTTTTAAAGATGGTAAAAATTGCAAATTCGCGGTCCCTTCTAAGTTCTATCATTTTTTGAGGGGTTAAGTTCTATCATTCGACAGATGAACAGCTCGCATGCGCTGACTAAACATGTTCTTTGAAAGATATGACTGCTCCGTGCTCCTTCCTGCTCTCAGTCAGTGCCGTTTGCGTTGCCTCTTGTCTGCAGCTGCTTCCACCTCCCTCTCGCTGATCTGCTCGCCGAAGATTCCAAgcttctttctttatttttttttaaaaaaagattcCAAGCTCCCCCCACCAAGCCTGCCACCATTAAAAACCCGCAGCCCCGCGGCTCATCCatctgatctctctctctctctctctctctctctctctctctctgctttgCCTAACCATCCGTCCATCCGCGACCATACCAGAGGCTCCCCGCCTCGAGATTCTTTACATGGTGCAGCCGGCAAGAACCTTCCCTCCCCGGCGCAAAGGGGCTCGCTTTCCTTGAGGAGGGGCACTGTCCCTTTCCCCTGCATTTACCCTCTGTTTTCAAGCTCttgttgttcttgcttctttGGAGGAATGGCGGCGGGCCTGCTTCTCAAGGTGGTCGGGTTCTGCGTCTGGGCCCTCTTCTGGCTCGGCGGCACCGCCACCGTGAGCACCACGGCCCTCGCGGGCGGCGACGCGGTGGTCGTGGACGCGCGGTCCGCCGTCGCGGCGACGGACGACGACTTCATCTGCACCACATTGGACTGGTGGCCGCCGGACAAGTGCGACTACGGCACCTGCAGCTGGGGCCTCGCCTCCCTCCTCAACCTGGTCAGTTCAGCTTCACAACCTGGCCGTGTTTAGTCGTAAAAAATATGTGAAAATTGTTTGCGAAAAATATTGtagtattttttgtttgtatgtggtaaatattattttatcataggctaactagactcaaaagattcgtctcgcaacgtacatcaaaactatgcaattagtttttttatttacctatatttatactccatacatgagttatttgctatatttaatatttcgatgtgattttaATATAATGGAAAGTTTAGAAAGTTTGAAAGAGTTGGaaaaactaaacacagccccttGCCCTCttctagttttatttttttggtcGGCAGCGACATGGTTGCTTGTCCGGGGAGCGGTCGTTTGCTGCCATGCCCGTCCACAGGTCCTCCAAACCAGGGGGGCTTTTGCAAAATGTACCGGGCCGGTGACATGGCCGCCGACGAGGCCCCGCACGCCGCCGGTGCTAGCCCAACCTCCAGGAGTCCGGCGCTTGAGCCAGCCCACTACATAGCCGGCTCCGCCGTTCTTCATCGTCAGCCAACTCCGGTGTCCGGTCAGCTCATTCTACTGGCCCGAATGCAATGGCGGCCTCGGCTTGCTCGCGGCCTCGTTTGGCGGCGGCGTCTGGCCGGTTCGCATTGTGCTGTGTCCTCTGGCGTGTCGATGGATGGgaactattttttatttaattgtCGTCGTTCTTCATTGATTTGATTTCATTACATGGACCTATAGTCATGCCGGGCTGTTTGCATCTAGAGTAGTAGTACCTTTTCTTACCAATTATGTGCAAATGTAAAGCCTACCAAAACACATGAACACTACTGGCTACTTGGCCATATTCTAATGCTCGTGATTAGAGAACGTTAGCATCAAAAGAACAGAGGTCAGGTTGTAGCAATTTACTATATCTTGGTGTTGCATCCTCAACTGTGCGTTTGCTAGTTTTCAATTCGTTGGCTGCTAGctttgcagaagtttgtgcaaATCAAACCATGATGACATGGGTGATTGACACAGGTCTTTAATATTTTCCTCCCTGCAGAATCTCTCTAACAAAATCCTGCTGAATGCCGTCAAAGGTAAGCCAAGACATCATCATCGTCCCTTTTGCTTTCATAAGAAAATCTGTCCTACTGTCCAATCAAGAAATCAATTGTCTTCCTTGAAATATATTACCAGATTTTGATGGGATGGTAACAAACCAATTGTAGCAAAATTCTTTCAGCAGTAGTACTCTGAAAACCATGGCATATTCTTTTCGTAAGATAAAATCCATGGAACTGGTACTTTGATATGTGGCCCATCCTCGCATAACAATCTGACCAAATTTGCAGCATTCTCCCCTCTGAAGCTCCGGCTGGGCGGCTCCTTGCAAGATATGTTGATATATGACACTGGTGACTCTGGGCAACCATGTACTCCATTCGTGAAGAACACGTCTGCGATGTTTGGTTTCTCGCAAGGTTGCCTACCGTTGCATAGATGGGATGAGCTAAATGCTTTCTTCCAAAAATCTGGGTATTTTCTTTAGTCTGGGTAGATTGCTCTACTCATTTACAACATAAAGACAGTCTCAGAAACTGCATTTACTTTGGACTTGATTGGCTAACATTCTGTTTGACTTTGCAGGGCAAAAATTATTTTTGGGTTGAATGCTCTGAATGGCCGGGTCCCAATGCCTGATGGTTCTTTAGGGGGGCCATGGAATTACACGAACGCAGCTTCTTTTATTCGCTACACTGTCAACAAAGGCTACGATATCCATGGATGGGAGCTCGGTACGCTCTATGTAATCTTGTGGGTTGTGTGGAGGGCATCACGTTATCTTCCTATGATACAGTTTTGAAGCCACTTTATTTAGAGAGTTCTGATAAGTATGTAGGAAAGGAATCTGGACAATTATGTCAACATTGTTTAGATAGGAGTAGGAAAGGGAAAGTTCATAGATGATGCTTTCTGTGTCTTTTCACACGTCAATATACAAAAGGCATACTTTCATTGTACACTAGTTTTGTTTAAGAAATATAGTGTTCTTGTAGGAAATGAACTCAGTGGTAGTGGAGTTGGAGCCCGGATTGATGCAGACCAATATGCAGCAGACGTGATCAATTTGGAACACATCATTGACAGCACCTACCAAGGCAACCCATCAAAGCCTCTAGTACTTGCACCAGGAGGTTTCTTTGACGCAGCCTGGTTCAATGAACTCGTCAGCAAAACAAAGCCAGGTCAAATGGATGTGATCACTCATCATATCTATAATTTAGGCCCTGGTATGCTCACCCTACTTACCATCAATTGAATACATGAGTTGGAGACTTGGCATCTGCATAACTGGATATAAATGCTGAACGTATCAGGTGTTGATGACCATCTTATCGAGAAGATTCTCAATCCATCTTACCTTGATGGCGAGGCAAGCACGTTCAGCAATCTTCAGGGGATACTGAAGTCTGCAGGGACGTCCACAGTTGCCTGGGTTGGCGAAGCTGGAGGGGCTTACAACAGTGGTCACCACCTTGTAACTGATGCATTTGTGTTCAGCTTCTGGTAAGCCAAGATCAAGTTTGAAGTAGCACACAGCCATGCTCTGTAATTGAATTTGAAAGTGTCATCTGAAGAAGTATTTATTGACTTTCAACTGATGATGTTCACTGTTCAGGTACCTGGATCAGCTTGGGATGTCATCAAAGTATGACACAAAAAGTTACTGTAGACAGACCTTGGTTGGTGGGAACTATGGCCTGCTCAACACAACTACATTTGAACCAAATCCTGACTATTACAGGTAGACATACATAACTTTTCCTAAGCTTCAGTAAATCTAGGAGTAAAACCAAACAAGCTGTGAATCCCACCATCTTAACTAGCATTTTTCTGCTTTGTCTGCAGTGCTTTATTATGGCATCGCCTCATGGGAACCACGGTGCTCTCGACAACATTCAATGGCACAAATATGATCCGTGCTTATGCACATTGCGCGAAAAAATCGGTAAGGGTCCACACACAATTCAAGATTCTGCTTCTTTCGGGCAGCACCTCATAATAACCATCTGGACCGGTATCCCCAGCCCCTTTGTACGACAAACTTATATGCTTTGTATAAAAGCAGGAGATTTCTCTGtttcagaaaataaaaaaacatctGGACCATGCTTAACCTTTTTCCTTAAAATTTTCAGCAAGGGATTACTCTGCTCCTGATCAATCTCAGTGGCAACAATACAAACCGCATTTACGTGACGAGCGAAGGCGCCCAAACCCAGAGTGCAAGGAAGGAGGGCAGAAGGTTTAGTCACATTCCTGGTCTTGGTGAAGCAGCCGAGCTTACAAGAGAAGAGTACCATCTCACTCCTAAAGACGGGAACTTGCAGAGCCAACAAGTGTTGCTGAATGGTAATGTGTTGGCAACTGACGCCAATGGAGACATCCCAAAGCTGGAGCCAATGCAGGTGGAGGGAACAAAGCCCATAACCGTGGGTCCTTACTCCATTGTGTTTGCTCACATCCCCAGCTTCTATGCTCCTGCCTGTAGGTAGATATTTATATGATTTTTTCACCTTCTCGGTGTGAATGATGCTATTGTCATAGATTAGATGATGTCTGGGTGATCGGCGAAGCTTGTTCACCTGGACACAAAGTAAGCTGTAAGGCTGAAAGATTTGTGATTTGTCATTCATTTAAGAAAGAATTGTCCAGATAATGGTTGagcaaaaggaaaggaaaatgataaataaattaaaagaaaaaaagatttgCAGTTTTGGTCCATATCTCTCTCATTTTGTTTGAGAAATCATAAAAAGGCGAAAGTTGGCTAGGAATCATGTCACGGTTGGAAGAGACAGGAAAAGAATATGAGAGAAAAGACCAAATACACTTGTTTGTGGCGATAGGCGAATCCCAGAAAGTTGTTTCTTCTCTGCAAACAAAGTTATGTTTTATTATCTTCACCATGGGGAAAAGAGGGTGAGATGTTTTTTAAATTTCTTCAGATACCCATTGCTTCAATGCTAGCGCTATTGTCACTGTAACTACAAAAGAACTCTTGCTGGTATGGGtagaccaaagtttggagtccATGTCGACCCTGTCCCTCACCGACAGCGAGCTCTCATTCGCTTTCGGGCCAACTTGTGCAGACACCGGGGTCCTCGGTGGCTGCCCATTGATCCTGCCGACAGCCGACATCAACTcagtacccccccccccctgatcTCCAACTCTTGACGGTCTGACCATTGCTTGTCAGTTTTCTCAGTAGAGGTGATGGCCCTGCAACTGCAAGCAGTTCAGAATTTTGCACTTGAATTGTATCAAGAAGTTGCTATGGTACAGAGGCTCTTTCTCTATTAAACTGGATGAATTCGCTTGCGCAGGTGCCAGAGCTGAACTCGCCGATCgggcttgatggatgaatgaGCGAGATGTGATGAACACAATTACACAAACTGTATCGGCACATCGCCAGTTCATGGGCGCACCTACAAAGATGACTAGATGAGGGTCACGAGCCGCCGCGGCTATATGTCACTTGCGCTACAAATCGGCGATCCATCGTCTGAAGATCTTTGTGATCTCATTTCGCCCTTTGCGGCCCAGCCCAGGTacggccttcttcctcctcccggcgccgccgccgttcgagGTTGGGCCTTTGCTTCGGGCCCAAGAGTTTGTGAGCGAACATATAAATCTTGGTCCGCCAGCCACAAGATCGCGCTCCAAGTATCATCATTTTTTTGAACGAATGCACTCGACGAGTGCGTTTCTATTAATGTGCGTTTCTATTAATATAGTAGAAAATACAAGACTACGGCCCTGGGAGGCCATAGccagagaaacaaaaaagaaaagaaaagaaaaaaaacaattatACTCACCCGGTTGAATTGGGACATCAACGCGGGGTCATACACACGAGGACGACAGCGGAGAAAAACCAAAACCGCAGCTCCCACCCTCATGCCGCACCCTAGTAGACATCAGAACTCCAGCGTGAACCGGTGCTGATAGAGAAAACAAAGGAAGTAGACGCCTTCGTTGGACGTTGCAACCATGCAGGACCTATCCGACGGAATGAAAAGCGTCGAATCCGAGCAAAACaacgcgcgggggcctcgcctcaTCCGCCGTTGGACGCCTCCTCTCGTGCGCGGGAGCCTCGCCACATCCGCCACCACTCCAAGCTCCGGACTCGTTCCTTGTGTTGCCGACAGGACAGCGAGCATGATGCCCCACCTCCAAAGCACCTCACCAAACACCCAGGCCGACGCCGAACGTCCGATACACCGCGTTGCTTCCCACCACACGAACCGCTGCCTTCAAACAGCACATCAAGGTTGTCGCCTGTGCCGTCATACGACGTTGTACCGCACCAGACAGGCTCAGCCAAGCTGAAAACCAACCGCCGCAGTCCGCTACAAGCCGAGTCGTCTCTCATTGCCGTTGCCGCAAGCGCCGTCTTCCGGCGCCGTCCCACACCGCACCGATGGTCGCAAAGCAACATCGGCCGCCGTGGTCCGCTGCGAGCAGGCAAACGGCAATCAAGCGAAGACCCCTGGCCACCAATAAGAAGGTAGATGCTTCGACGTGAGGAAGAATCAACACCCTTGAGCATGTCCCACGACGGGATAGCCAACACCGGTCGTCGGAGCAAGCAGTGCCAGAACCGAGCAGGGTCTCTAAAGACGACGCCTCCAACAAGGGAACGACGCAAGATGCGCCGTCGTCGCTCGTCCATTACtggacagggttttcacccagagaacCCCGCGCAGCAGGGTGATAGCTCCACAATGACGCCCTCAACAGGGGAAGCGACACCCTAAGGCGCCGCCGTCATCTGCACCGTCACAACGCCGGCGAGGGCTTTCGCCCGGAGCATCAGCCCATGCTGCACGTGCCCAGCTCATCAACCCATGCTGCACGTGCCCGGCTTGACACTCCGAGTCAAGACTAgggcggcgcctccgccgcgctgccACACACCATGCTGCCGCTGGAACACCTCCGCTGCCTCCACCTGGCCACGGCCTCCTGCCCACACGCGCCGGCCACCCGGCATCGACGCTCAGGAGGCGTGGCTTGGCACTTCCGACCGTTGACACGGCAGCCCGTCCGgagcggcgccgctgccgcgcctcCACGTACTAAGCCGCCGACCTCCCACTCCGCTGCACCCGTTGCCCTAACCTCCTCACTAGTGGCGGCCACCCTTGCACGACTGCCGCAGCCCCCAAGGGCCGCACCACGCCGCCGGTGGTGCCCGGCCCACCGCCGTCGACCCCAGGCCGGACGGGCAGCAGCTGCATCTTGCCCTCCGTCGGGCCCGTCAGCTCGcccgccgcagcccccgccgcAGCACTCCCGCGGCTCGCAACTCCCGCCTCAGACGGTGTTGCAGCaaggccgccgtcgcgccaTCTGCCGGACATCGCCGCTCCGCGCCGCTCGTCGCAAGGAGAGGGCGCGGAGAAGCCTCGACGCCGCTCCCCTCGCCGCAGCAGCCCACGCCCgcagtggccgccgccgcggcagccgccgccgccccttcgaACGCGCTCGTAGCGACCATTGCTCCCGCgcacggccgccggccggcgagcacCCACTGCGGCCCTCCAGATCCAGCCAAGGGGGCGACGGATCCGGCCAAGGGGCCACCGGATCCGGCCGTAGCAGCGCCGGAGCTGGCCCGCGCCG is drawn from Panicum virgatum strain AP13 chromosome 1N, P.virgatum_v5, whole genome shotgun sequence and contains these coding sequences:
- the LOC120657509 gene encoding heparanase-like protein 3, whose translation is MAAGLLLKVVGFCVWALFWLGGTATVSTTALAGGDAVVVDARSAVAATDDDFICTTLDWWPPDKCDYGTCSWGLASLLNLNLSNKILLNAVKAFSPLKLRLGGSLQDMLIYDTGDSGQPCTPFVKNTSAMFGFSQGCLPLHRWDELNAFFQKSGAKIIFGLNALNGRVPMPDGSLGGPWNYTNAASFIRYTVNKGYDIHGWELGNELSGSGVGARIDADQYAADVINLEHIIDSTYQGNPSKPLVLAPGGFFDAAWFNELVSKTKPGQMDVITHHIYNLGPGVDDHLIEKILNPSYLDGEASTFSNLQGILKSAGTSTVAWVGEAGGAYNSGHHLVTDAFVFSFWYLDQLGMSSKYDTKSYCRQTLVGGNYGLLNTTTFEPNPDYYSALLWHRLMGTTVLSTTFNGTNMIRAYAHCAKKSQGITLLLINLSGNNTNRIYVTSEGAQTQSARKEGRRFSHIPGLGEAAELTREEYHLTPKDGNLQSQQVLLNGNVLATDANGDIPKLEPMQVEGTKPITVGPYSIVFAHIPSFYAPACR